In Populus nigra chromosome 1, ddPopNigr1.1, whole genome shotgun sequence, one genomic interval encodes:
- the LOC133701622 gene encoding protein TIFY 9-like, with the protein MSRAAAVELDFFAMGKENKSSPSKSKFLNRQRSFRDIQSAISKINPELLKSVIASGSAATKTTPENGNQFSNKSFSVPSTPKQEQPSFPVLPLYSPLPRPNMMIPPETAPLTIFYNGTVAVFNVPRHKAENILKLAEKGISKTSAEPMTDPKTDQQQLFESLDGDLPIARRKSLQRFLEKRKGRLTSVSPYVRST; encoded by the exons atgtccagAGCAGCAGCTGTTGAACTCGATTTTTTTGCCATGGGTAAAGAGAACAAGTCGTCACCTTCCAAATCCAAGTTTCTTAATCGCCAAAGAAGCTTTCGAG ATATTCAGAGTGCCATTTCGAAAATAAATCCTGAGCTTTTAAAATCCGTGATTGCCTCTGGTTCTGCTGCCACCAAGACTACTCCGGAAAATGGCAATCAGTTCTCAAACAAGTCATTCTCTGTGCCTTCCACTCCTAAACAGGAACAGCCTTCATTTCCTGTTCTCCCTCTCTATTCTCCTCTCCCAAG GCCTAATATGATGATCCCTCCCGAAACCGCCCCCTTGACTATTTTCTACAATGGAACCGTTGCCGTTTTCAATGTCCCTCGACACAAG GCGGAGAACATTTTGAAGCTTGCCGAGAAGGGAATTTCCAAGACCAGTGCTGAACCAATGACTGATCCAAAAACTGATCAACAGCAGCTTTTTGAGAGCCTTGATGGAG ATCTGCCAATTGCCAGGAGGAAATCACTGCAGAGGTTTTTGGAGAAAAGAAAGGGGAG GTTGACTTCGGTGTCCCCGTATGTTCGCAGCACCTAA